Below is a window of Leifsonia sp. NPDC080035 DNA.
AAATGGCCCTCATGGCACCATCGTGTCCGCGGAATGCATGTTTATCAACAGGTGATCGTGCACGAGGTCCCTGGCGTACGGTACTCGCATGGCTGCTGAGGACACCGAGACGGTCTCGATCGGGGGGCACCGGCTGAGGCTGACCAACCTCGACAAGGTGCTGTATCCGGAGACCGGCACGACGAAGGCGGACGTGATCGCCTACTACAGCGCGATCGCCGACGTGATGATCCCGCACGTGCGCGACCGGATCGCGACCCGCAAACGGTGGGTGCACGGCGTCGGCACCCCCGAACATCCCGGGCAGGTGTTCTTCCAGAAGAACCTCGACCCTGCGTCCACCCCGGACTGGGTCGTCCAGAGCACGGTCACGCACAAGACGAGCACCAACAGCTACCCGCTCGTCAACGACGAGGCGACCCTGATCTGGCTGGCGCAGATCGCGTCGCTGGAGATCCACGTGCCGCAGTGGCGCGTCGGGAAGGGCGGCGAGCGCCGCAACCCGGACCGGCTGGTGCTGGACCTCGACCCCGGCGATGGGGTGACGCTCGCCGACTGCGCCGAGGTCGCCCGCTGGGCGAAGGCCATCCTGGACGACATGGGGCTCGACCCGATGCCGGTCACGAGCGGGTCGAAGGGCATCCACCTGTACGCCGCGCTCGACGGCTCGCAGACCAGCGACCAGGTGTCCGCCGTCGCGCACGAGCTGGCGCGGGCGCTGGAGGCCGACCACCCCGACCTCGTGGTCAGCGACATGAAGAAGACGCTGCGCGTGGGCAAGGTGCTCGTCGACTGGAGCCAGAACAACGGAGCGAAGACCACGATCGCCCCCTACTCGCTGCGCGGTCGCTTCCACCCGACCGTCGCCGCGCCGCGGACCTGGCGTGAGCTCGCCTCGAAGGACCTGCGCCACCTCGACTACACCGAGGTGCTGCAGCGGGTGAAGCGGCGGGGTGACCCGCTCGCGGACCTGTCGGCGGGGTCCGCGAGCGCCGCGGGTTCCGTGGGAGCGGCGGCCGGCGGCGACCGGCTGACCACCTACCGGTCGATGCGCGACGCGGAGAAGACGCCGGAGCCGGTGCCGCTCGAGGTGAGCCCGGACGCGGCGGACGGACGCTCGTTCGTCATCCAGGAGCACCACGCCCGGCGCCTGCACTGGGACTTCCGGCTGCAGCACGACGGCGTGCTGGTGAGCTGGGCGCTGCCGAAGGGACCGCCGACCGACCCGAAGCAGAACCACCTCGCCGTGCATGTGGAGGACCACCCGCTGGAGTACGGGACGTTCGCGGGCGACATCCCGCACGGCGAGTACGGCGCCGGTCACGTCGACATCTGGGACCACGGCGAGTACGAGCTGGAGAAGTGGCGGGACGACGAGGTGATCGCGACGCTGCACGGCCAGCCCGACGGCGGCCTCGGCGGCGAGCCGCGGAAGTTCGCGCTGATCGCGACGAAGCAGGGCGGCGACGAGAAGAACTGGCTGATCCACCTGATGAAGGATGCGGCGACCCCGCCGGCGAACACCGGGTCCCGGGGCAGGAAGAAGGACGCGGCACCGGCCGGCCGGAAGACCGCGGCCACCGGCGGCACGCCGGCCGGAGAGCCCATCACCGGCAAGCCGGTCTCCCCCATGCTCGCCACCCTCGGCTCGCCGGGCGAGATCCACGATGAGGACGACTGGGCGTTCGAGATGAAGTGGGACGGGATCCGCGCGATCGCCGAGATCCGCGGCGGCGTGCTGCGGCTGACGACGCGCAACGGCAACGACGTGACCCGCACCTACCCGGACCTCGGCGGGCTGGTCGACATCGCCGACGGCCACGACCTCGTGCTCGACGGCGAGATCGTCACGTTGACCCGGCAGGGCCGACCCGACTTCGGGCTGCTGCAGACCAGGATGGGCCTCACCAGGCCCGCCGAGGTGGAGGCCGCCGCGAAGCGCGCGCCCGCGCACTACATGGTCTTCGACATCCTGGAGCGCGACGGCGACGACCTACGGAAGCAGCCGTACGACGACAGGCGCATGGCGCTGCGGGAGGCGGTCCGGCCGCCGAAGAGCGATCCGGTGCAGGTGCCGCCGGCGTTCGACGGCGACCTGGCGCACGCCGTCGCCTCGAGCAAGGAGCTGGGGCTCGAGGGCGTCGTCGCGAAGCTGCGGGACAGCACATACTCGACCGGGCGGCGCTCGCGCAGCTGGATCAAGATCAAGCACCACCGCACCCAGGAGGTCGTGATCGGCGGCTGGACGCCGGGCAACGGGCGCAGGGCGAACACGATCGGCGCGCTGCTGCTCGGCATCCCGGACGGCGACGGCCTGCGCTACGTCGGCAAGGTGGGCACGGGCTTCACGGACACAATGTTGGACGACCTGACCGCGAAGCTCGGCGCGCACGAGCGGAAGACGTCCCCCCTCGATGGCGTGCCCTCCGCCGACGCGCGCGGCGCGCACTGGGTGCGGCCCGAGTACGTCGGCGAGGTCGAGTTCGCCGAGTGGACCGGGACCGACCGCCTCCGGCAGCCGTCGTGGCGCGGCCTGCGCCCGGACAAGCGCGTCGACCAGGTGGTGCGCGAGGGCTGAGCCGGCCGCTGCCGCGCTATGGGGCGTAGACGCGGAGGGCGCCGGGGAGCAGTGTGAGCCGGAGCCGTTCGCCCGGGGTGTCGGTGGCCGCCTCGCCGTCGTGGGCGTAGCCGGGGTCCTCTCCGCGGGAGGCGATGGTCAGCTCCTGCGCGGTGAAGCCGTCGATGACGGGCGGCCCCTGCAGGAACGGCAGCCGAGCGACGAGCGTGTCGGCGCGTCCGCCGAACGCGAGCGCAACGGCACCGCGCGTCTTCGGCTTTCCGCCCGCCTCCAGGATGCGCACATCCAGCAGGCCGTCGTCGAGCCTGCGGCGCTCGATGGGCGCGACGGTGACCGGGTAGTACCGGTCGACGCCGACGAACACCGACCAGATCGTGCGCGCCCGGCCGTCCACCTCCACCTCGAACGGCTCGCTGCGCCGCAGCACCCGCACCGCGGCGATCAGCGCGGCGAGCGGCTTGCCCCAGCGGCCCTCGTGGCGCTCGCGCTCGGCGACGAACGCGGGATAGACGCCGATGGATGCGGTGTTCAGCACCGTCCGCCGCTCGCCCGTCGGGAAGGCCAGCTCGGCGGCGTCCACCGCGCGGCCCGTCCCGGCGGCGAAGGCATCGAGGGCGGTGTCGAACGTCTCCAGCCCGGCGGCCTTCGCGAAGTGGTTGAAGGTGCCGCCGGGCAGCACGAGGAGCGGGAGGTCGGCGAGGCGCGCCTCGTGCGCGACGGCGCCGACCGATCCGTCGCCTCCCACGATGCCGAGCGCGGCGGGCGGGGTGGCTGCGGCGAGGCGGTCGCGGATGAGCGCCGCGATGTCGTCGCCGTCCTGGAGCACGTGGACGTCGGCCGCCGGGAGCCGCTTCGCGAGCAGCGGCGCCGGGTCCGGCCGACCGAGGCCCTTGCCCGACCCGGGGTTCACCAGGATGAACAGCCCGGCGCCGTCGGCGAGCACGGGCAGGTCGACCGTCCCCGCCGTCGGCGCCGGGGTCGGCACGAGCGGCCGTGCGGAGGTGACCGCCTTGATCGCGAGCGCCGCCCCCGCGCCGATCGCGGCGCCGCCGACGACGTCGGAGAACCAGTGCGCACCGGTGTGCAGCCGCGAGTAGCCGACGCCCGCCGCGAGCGGCGCGAGCGCTGCCCCCGCGGCCGGGGAGCCGAGCGCGACGCCGGTGGTGAAGGCGACCGCGCTGGCCGTGTGGCCGGAGGGGAACGACGGCGAGGTCGGCGAGCGATCCAGCCGGCGCGAGACAGGGATGGAGGTGAGCGCAGGGCGCTGACCGCCCAGCAGCCGCTTCCCGACGACGTTCGCGACCAGGCTGGCGAGGCCAAGCGAGGCGAGCCCGCGGGCCGCGGCCTTCGGCTTGCCGAGGGCGACCAGGACCCCGGCGGCGGCGAACCAGAGCTTGCCGTGGTCCGCGGCGCCGGTGAACAGCCGCCAGAACGCGTCCGCTGCCGGGCCGGTACGGCGGGCGTTGATGCGACGGGCGACGGCCTCGTCGATGCGGGCGATGCGGCGCGGGAGCGGCGGGCGGCGGCGGGATGCGGGCATGCCCCCACCGTAGCCCCGCCCCGTTCGCGGCCGCCGTTGGAGGTTCG
It encodes the following:
- a CDS encoding ATP-dependent DNA ligase; its protein translation is MAAEDTETVSIGGHRLRLTNLDKVLYPETGTTKADVIAYYSAIADVMIPHVRDRIATRKRWVHGVGTPEHPGQVFFQKNLDPASTPDWVVQSTVTHKTSTNSYPLVNDEATLIWLAQIASLEIHVPQWRVGKGGERRNPDRLVLDLDPGDGVTLADCAEVARWAKAILDDMGLDPMPVTSGSKGIHLYAALDGSQTSDQVSAVAHELARALEADHPDLVVSDMKKTLRVGKVLVDWSQNNGAKTTIAPYSLRGRFHPTVAAPRTWRELASKDLRHLDYTEVLQRVKRRGDPLADLSAGSASAAGSVGAAAGGDRLTTYRSMRDAEKTPEPVPLEVSPDAADGRSFVIQEHHARRLHWDFRLQHDGVLVSWALPKGPPTDPKQNHLAVHVEDHPLEYGTFAGDIPHGEYGAGHVDIWDHGEYELEKWRDDEVIATLHGQPDGGLGGEPRKFALIATKQGGDEKNWLIHLMKDAATPPANTGSRGRKKDAAPAGRKTAATGGTPAGEPITGKPVSPMLATLGSPGEIHDEDDWAFEMKWDGIRAIAEIRGGVLRLTTRNGNDVTRTYPDLGGLVDIADGHDLVLDGEIVTLTRQGRPDFGLLQTRMGLTRPAEVEAAAKRAPAHYMVFDILERDGDDLRKQPYDDRRMALREAVRPPKSDPVQVPPAFDGDLAHAVASSKELGLEGVVAKLRDSTYSTGRRSRSWIKIKHHRTQEVVIGGWTPGNGRRANTIGALLLGIPDGDGLRYVGKVGTGFTDTMLDDLTAKLGAHERKTSPLDGVPSADARGAHWVRPEYVGEVEFAEWTGTDRLRQPSWRGLRPDKRVDQVVREG
- a CDS encoding phosphatase PAP2 family protein codes for the protein MPASRRRPPLPRRIARIDEAVARRINARRTGPAADAFWRLFTGAADHGKLWFAAAGVLVALGKPKAAARGLASLGLASLVANVVGKRLLGGQRPALTSIPVSRRLDRSPTSPSFPSGHTASAVAFTTGVALGSPAAGAALAPLAAGVGYSRLHTGAHWFSDVVGGAAIGAGAALAIKAVTSARPLVPTPAPTAGTVDLPVLADGAGLFILVNPGSGKGLGRPDPAPLLAKRLPAADVHVLQDGDDIAALIRDRLAAATPPAALGIVGGDGSVGAVAHEARLADLPLLVLPGGTFNHFAKAAGLETFDTALDAFAAGTGRAVDAAELAFPTGERRTVLNTASIGVYPAFVAERERHEGRWGKPLAALIAAVRVLRRSEPFEVEVDGRARTIWSVFVGVDRYYPVTVAPIERRRLDDGLLDVRILEAGGKPKTRGAVALAFGGRADTLVARLPFLQGPPVIDGFTAQELTIASRGEDPGYAHDGEAATDTPGERLRLTLLPGALRVYAP